A genomic segment from Spinacia oleracea cultivar Varoflay chromosome 3, BTI_SOV_V1, whole genome shotgun sequence encodes:
- the LOC110789719 gene encoding protein CHAPERONE-LIKE PROTEIN OF POR1, chloroplastic produces the protein MSVSGLAGSPSGYCVHLPARSSRALDGRLCALPQLTISGRLIRLEGNCLGQLKSRYSRPRTHLIKCAMDASFGDSMNNQSDVFPRINIKDPHKRLGISTDASEGEIQAARNFLIQRYAGHKPSVDAIEEAHDKIIMQTFYERKRPKLNIKKKVNGITQSRYVQAVTNRFRTPSDSKFIVKTSVAFLLLGVLTVLFPTEEGPTLQVALSLVATIYFIYSRLKSKVRAFLYGGGAFIFSWLLGTFLMVSVVPPILKGPTSLEVTTSLLSYVLLWVASTYLK, from the exons ATGTCTGTTTCGGGTTTAGCTGGTAGTCCTTCGGGTTATTGTGTTCACTTGCCTGCTCGATCCTCAAGAGCATTAGATGGACGACTTTGTGCCTTACCTCAGCTTACAATATCTGGGAGGCTCATTCGACTTGAAGG AAATTGCCTGGGTCAACTTAAGAGTAGATATTCCCGGCCTCGGACTCACTTGATCAAGTGTGCTATGGATGCTTCTTTTGGTGATTCTATGAATAACCAATCTG ATGTCTTTCCAAGAATCAATATAAAAGACCCACACAAACGACTTGGTATAAGCACCGATGCCTCGGAGGGAGAAATTCAAGCAGCAAGAAACTTTCTAATACAAAGATACGCCGGGCACAAACCAAGTGTAGATGCAATTGAAGAAGCTCATGACAAAATAATCATGCAGACATTCTATGAGAGAAAAAGGCCGAAGctgaatattaaaaaaaaggtaaacGGTATTACACAGTCTCGGTATGTGCAGGCGGTGACAAACAGGTTCCGGACTCCTTCAGATAGCAAATTCATTGTAAAGACGTCTGTTGCGTTCTTGTTACTTGGAGTTCTAACCGTCCTCTTCCCCACTGAAGAAGGCCCTACTCTTCAGGTTGCCCTTTCTCTAGTGGCCACCATATACTTCATTTATAGCCGGCTGAAAAGCAAAGTTCGAGCTTTTCTTTATGG GGGTGGAGCTTTTATTTTCTCATGGCTCTTGGGGACGTTTCTGATGGTATCTGTCGTTCCGCCTATACTAAAAGGACCAACGAGTTTGGAAGTGACTACTTCTTTGTTAAGTTATGTGCTTCTCTGGGTTGCTTCTACATATCTGAAATAG
- the LOC110789721 gene encoding fructose-bisphosphate aldolase 1, chloroplastic has product MATATATATTTSTSLLKSSSAEGLDKSDWIKGQSIRHVAVVKCNPSVNSSLSVKASSYADELVKTAKSIASPGRGILAMDESNATCGKRLDSIGLENTEANRQAYRTLLVSAPGLGQYVSGAILFEETLYQSTSDGKKMVDVLVEQNIMPGIKVDKGLVPLAGSNNESWCQGLDGLATRSAAYYQQGARFAKWRTVVSIPNGPSALAVKEAAWGLARYASISQDNGLVPIVEPEILLDGEHGIDRTFEVANKVWAEVFYYLTENNVMFEGILLKPSMVTPGAECRDRASPQQVAGYTLRLLRQRIPPAVPGIMFLSGGQSEVEATLNLNAMNQAPNPWHVSFSYARALQNTCLKTWGGRPENVQAAQETLLLRAKSNSLAQLGKYTEEGESEEAKQGMFVKGYTY; this is encoded by the exons AtggcaacagcaacagcaacagcaacaacaacatcaacttCTCTTCTGAAATCATCCTCAGCCGAAGGATTAGACAAGAGTGATTGGATTAAGGGTCAATCCATCCGCCACGTGGCCGTTGTTAAGTGCAACCCTTCTGTTAATTCTTCTCTTTCTGTTAAAGCCAGTTCTTATGCTGATGAGCTTGTCAAAACAGCG AAATCAATAGCATCACCAGGCCGCGGAATCCTTGCCATGGACGAGTCGAATGCAACATGTGGGAAGCGACTAGACTCCATCGGACTAGAGAACACTGAGGCTAACCGTCAGGCTTACAGAACACTGCTTGTTTCAGCTCCTGGACTTGGTCAGTACGTCTCTGGTGCCATCCTTTTTGAGGAGACACTCTATCAGTCTACTAGTGATGGTAAAAAGATGGTTGATGTGCTTGTTGAGCAGAATATTATGCCTGGTATTAAGGTCGATAAG GGTTTGGTTCCTTTGGCCGGGTCGAACAATGAGTCATGGTGCCAAGGTCTTGATGGGCTAGCTACGCGCTCTGCTGCCTACTACCAGCAGGGTGCTCGTTTTGCCAAATG GCGTACAGTTGTGAGCATTCCCAATGGACCATCTGCACTTGCTGTGAAGGAAGCAGCATGGGGTCTTGCTCGCTATGCTTCCATCTCTCAG GACAATGGATTGGTGCCAATAGTGGAGCCAGAGATTTTGTTGGATGGTGAACATGGAATTGATAGGACATTTGAGGTAGCAAACAAAGTATGGGCTGAAGTTTTTTACTACTTGACTGAAAACAATGTCATGTTTGAAGGTATCCTCCTTAAGCCTAGCATGGTTACTCCTGGTGCTGAGTGCAGGGATCGAGCCTCCCCTCAACAGGTTGCCGGCTACACTCTCCGCCTCCTACGCCAACGAATTCCCCCTGCTGTCCCCGGAATCATG TTTTTATCTGGGGGGCAATCTGAAGTTGAAGCAACCCTAAACTTGAACGCGATGAACCAAGCTCCGAACCCATGGCACGTATCATTTTCCTATGCACGAGCCCTCCAAAACACCTGCCTCAAAACATGGGGAGGAAGACCCGAGAATGTGCAGGCCGCTCAAGAGACCTTGCTTCTCCGGGCAAAGTCCAATTCCCTTGCGCAGCTCGGGAAATACACCGAGGAAGGAGAGTCCGAGGAGGCGAAGCAAGGAATGTTTGTCAAGGGATACACTTATTAA
- the LOC110789720 gene encoding probable serine protease EDA2, protein MVSGGTSLVATVSVTAAPLLIFVFLFAQISFSSSYLNPRLLHQSSTGNNNYLTTEPHWFNQTLDHFSPYDHRQFQQRYFEYLDHFRSPNGPIFLNICGESSCNGIANDYLSVLAKKFGAAIVSPEHRYYGKSSPFELHTTENLRYLSSKQALFDLAAFRQFYQESLNKKLNRSNVENPWFVFGISYSGALSAWFRLKFPHLTCGSLSSSGVVLAVHNFTEFDQQIGISAGPECKAALQEVTQLVEEGLNSNRTAVKSAFGASELTIDGDFLYFLADAAVTAFQYGNPDKLCSPLVEAKNAGQDLVDAYAAYVKDHFNSVGTYNQENLKNTASGSSDRLWWFQVCSEVAYFQVAPANDSIRSSKVDTSYHLDLCKNVFGDDVYPEVDETNLYYGGTKIAGTKIVFTNGSQDPWRHASKQTSSTEMPSYIVTCDNCGHGTDLRGCPQSPLSIEGDAKRCSSPDAVNKVRQQVSEHIDLWLSECRNDARGWSSA, encoded by the exons ATGGTGTCGGGTGGAACTAGTTTGGTGGCAACGGTGTCAGTTACGGCGGCGCCGCTGTTAATCTTCGTATTCTTGTTCGCTCAAATTTCCTTCTCCTCTTCATACCTAAACCCCCGTCTTCTTCACCAATCTTCCACCGGAAACAACAATTACTTGACCACAGAACCCCACTGGTTCAACCAGACTCTCGATCATTTCTCTCCTTAT GACCATCGGCAGTTCCAGCAGAGATACTTCGAATATCTGGACCACTTCCGATCCCCCAATGGACCAATATTCTTGAATATTTGTGGTGAATCTTCATGCAATGGGATAGCCAATGACTATCTAAGT GTTTTAGCTAAGAAGTTTGGAGCTGCTATTGTTTCCCCGGAGCATCGGTACTATGGAAAAAGCTCTCCCTTTGAATTACATACTACAGAAAATCTTAGATATCTTTCTTCTAAGCAGGCGCTTTTTGATTTGGCTGCTTTCCGCCAATTTTACCAG GAATCCCTGAACAAGAAGCTCAATAGGTCGAATGTTGAAAATCCATGGTTTGTGTTCGGTATCTCGTACTCGGGAGCTCTTAGTGCTTGGTTCCGCCTGAAGTTTCCTCATTTGACTTGCGGAAGTCTTTCAAGTTCTGGTGTGGTTCTTGCTGTTCACAACTTTACAGAATTTGATCAACAG ATAGGCATCTCAGCTGGCCCAGAATGTAAAGCTGCATTACAAGAAGTTACACAACTTGTTGAAGAAGGATTGAACTCAAACCGGACAGCAGTAAAGTCAGCCTTTGGCGCTTCTGAG CTAACCATTGACGGGGACTTCCTGTATTTTCTGGCTGATGCTGCCGTTACTGCT TTTCAGTATGGAAATCCTGACAAGTTGTGTTCTCCTCTCGTTGAAGCAAAGAACGCGGGTCAAGATTTAGTG GATGCTTATGCCGCATATGTGAAAGACCATTTTAATAGTGTTGGTACATATAATCAAGAAAACTTGAAGAACACTGCTTCTGGTAGTTCTGATAGATTGTGGTGGTTCCAAGTGTGCAGTGAAGTTGCATATTTCCAGGTAGCACCAGCAAACGATAGCATTCGGTCATCCAAAGTCGACACcag TTACCATTTGGACCTTTGCAAGAATGTCTTTGGAGATGATGTATACCCTGAAGTTGATGAAACTAATCTGTACTATGGAGGCACAAAAATAGCTG GTACCAAGATAGTATTTACAAATGGCTCACAAGACCCTTGGCGACATGCATCCAAACAGACTTCATCTACTGAAA TGCCTTCTTATATCGTCACTTGTGACAATTGCGGCCATGGGACTGACTTGCGGGGCTGCCCTCAATCACCATTGAGTATCGAAG GCGATGCCAAAAGATGTAGCTCTCCTGATGCTGTCAACAAAGTGAGACAACAGGTTTCAGAGCACATTGATCTTTGGTTATCTGAGTGCAGAAATGATGCTAGGGGTTGGAGCTCTGCATAA